In a genomic window of Saccharothrix sp. HUAS TT1:
- the eno gene encoding phosphopyruvate hydratase — translation MAVIEQVGAREILDSRGNPTVEVEVALDDGTLERAAVPSGASTGEHEAVELRDGDAKRYLGKGVERAVTAVLDEIGPELVGIEAVEQRVVDQKLVDLDGTPDKSRLGANAILGVSLAVAKAAAASSGLELFRYVGGPNAHVLPVPMLNILNGGAHADTDVDIQEFMIAPIGAESFREALRWGAETYHALKSVLKSKGLGTGLGDEGGFAPSLSSNRDALDLILVAIEKAGFTPGRDIALALDVAATEFFADGAYTFEKTKRSAEQMTGYYTELVNSYPMVSIEDPLSEDDWDGWVQMTAELGERVQIVGDDLFVTNPERLEEGISRRAANALLVKVNQIGTLSETLDAVALATSYGYKSMMSHRSGETEDTTIADLAVAVGAGQIKTGAPARGERTAKYNQLLRIEEALGDAARYAGDLAFPRYTPES, via the coding sequence GTGGCGGTCATCGAGCAGGTCGGCGCCCGCGAGATCCTGGACTCGCGAGGCAACCCGACCGTCGAGGTAGAGGTGGCGTTGGACGACGGCACGCTGGAGCGTGCCGCGGTTCCGTCCGGCGCGTCGACCGGCGAGCACGAGGCGGTCGAGCTGAGGGACGGCGACGCCAAGCGCTACCTGGGCAAGGGCGTGGAGCGCGCGGTCACCGCGGTGCTCGACGAGATCGGTCCCGAGCTGGTCGGCATCGAGGCCGTCGAGCAGCGGGTGGTGGACCAGAAGCTGGTCGACCTGGACGGCACCCCGGACAAGTCCCGCCTGGGCGCGAACGCCATCCTCGGCGTCTCGCTCGCGGTGGCGAAGGCGGCGGCGGCGTCGAGCGGGCTGGAGCTGTTCCGGTACGTCGGCGGCCCGAACGCGCACGTCCTGCCGGTGCCGATGCTGAACATCCTGAACGGTGGCGCGCACGCCGACACCGACGTGGACATCCAGGAGTTCATGATCGCGCCGATCGGCGCGGAGAGCTTCCGGGAGGCCCTGCGCTGGGGCGCGGAGACCTACCACGCGCTGAAGTCGGTGCTGAAGTCCAAGGGCCTCGGCACGGGCCTGGGCGACGAGGGCGGCTTCGCGCCGTCCCTGTCGAGCAACCGCGACGCGCTGGACCTGATCCTGGTCGCGATCGAGAAGGCCGGCTTCACCCCCGGCCGCGACATCGCGCTCGCGCTGGACGTGGCGGCGACCGAGTTCTTCGCCGACGGCGCCTACACGTTCGAGAAGACCAAGCGCAGCGCCGAGCAGATGACCGGCTACTACACCGAGCTGGTCAACTCCTACCCGATGGTGTCGATCGAGGACCCGCTGTCCGAGGACGACTGGGACGGCTGGGTGCAGATGACGGCCGAGCTGGGCGAGCGCGTGCAGATCGTCGGCGACGACCTGTTCGTGACCAACCCGGAGCGGCTGGAGGAGGGCATCTCCCGCCGCGCGGCCAACGCGCTGCTGGTGAAGGTCAATCAGATCGGCACGCTGTCGGAGACGCTGGACGCGGTCGCGCTGGCCACCTCCTACGGCTACAAGTCGATGATGTCGCACCGGTCCGGCGAGACCGAGGACACCACGATCGCCGACCTCGCGGTGGCCGTCGGCGCGGGCCAGATCAAGACCGGCGCGCCCGCCCGCGGTGAGCGCACGGCGAAGTACAACCAGCTCCTGCGCATCGAGGAGGCCCTGGGCGACGCCGCGCGCTACGCCGGCGACCTGGCCTTCCCGCGGTACACGCCGGAGAGCTGA